The genomic segment TTTAGTTAAATTTCTAATCCAACAGCTTTTCATACCAAAATCTTCATTATCACCAAACAAATAAAAATAAGCTGTTCTATTGTCTTGTTCCACAATTGCTGTGATTGGACAGTTAGGACTTCTTAATTCAAGAAGAACCCTCGGTTTTTCAATCTTATTTTTTCTGCTAAATAATCCCATATTTCTTTATTATTTTTTTTCAGATTAAAATTCATATTGAAGTAAAGATTTTTATTTTAAAAAAGCATTATCCTCAACAAAAACTCTTTACCTTTATTCCATTAAATCAAAAATCCCATCCGTGATAGCAGATGGGACTTTTTTAATTTATAGCTTTTATTTAAAACCAAGGTTTTTGACCAACCTGATACGTCTGATAAAACTCTTCATCCGATTTTGTGAGATAAATAATTCCTTCAATTAAACCAATTAAGCCTCCAATTCCGCATAAAAGACCTAAAAGAAGCTGAATCACTCCTTCTTTACTATATCCTAAATAAAACTTATGAATTCCTAATGCTCCTAATAAAATAGCCAGAATTCCTGCCGTTATTTTTTTATTCTCTTGAGTGCCTTCCATATTGTGATTATTTAAAATTGATAAAAAAATCCCATTTGCTTTTACACAAATGGGATTAAATATATTTTTAGAACCAGCCTTTCTTACCTACTTGGTAAGTTTGGTAGAATTCTTCATCTGATTTTGTCAGGTAAATGATTCCTTCAATGAAACCAATAATGCTACCGATTCCGCAAGTAACAACGCTTATTACAATTTGAAGAATTCCTTCTTGTGTATATCCTAAGATGAATTTGTGAATTCCAAATCCGCCTAATAAGATACCTAAAACTCCGGCAGCAACTTTTTTATTTTCTGGTCTTGGTCCAGATGGTGTATTCCAAGATTCTGGTTTTGTAGTCTCCATCTTCTTTATTACTAATATTTAAAATTATAATTCAACTTTTCCTATTTCGTTAACTTCGTCAAACTCGTTTTTAGGATCTGGTCCATATTCATTTACTCCTTTATCCCCTTCTGTACAAGCTAATATTAAACTATAAATAGGAATAAGAATAAACCATCCGCTTTTACCAACATCATGCATTCTTCTAACGCCAACAGCAAGCACAGGTACAAAAACTGCCAAAGTATAGACATTTATTAGTAACATTAAAGCTGGAGAAATTAATCCGGCAATAAAAGCTAAAGCAAAAACAATAATTATGTGTCCTAAAAAGAACATCCAATATTCTTTTCTTCTTGCTCTTCCATTAAAATTTGCATAGTTTTCAAAAACCACTTTTTTGTACCATTCAATCATAATTAATCAATTAGTTAGTTTATTCCTACTCTTTTAAGGATTTTCAGTTCCTCCTTTATAAAATTTTGTTAAAAAAATCGGAAACAATATTAAACAAAAATTATATTAAAAACTAATTCTGTAAGTTACTTTTACAGAAATCCCTTGTTATTAAAAACTAAATTGATTATATTATGCAGAAGTGGTATTTTAATTTTGAATTTTATAATTATTTAGAATAAATCTTCTTAATCTTATCAACTATAACCTGAGCCAATCGTTCATGACTTTCAAAAGTCCATCCCGCGATATGCGGCGTTAATAAAGAATTCTTCGCTTCTAGCAAATATTGAAATGCTTCAGGAGTATTTTTATCCTGAAAAAGGGTTTCAAAAGACAATTTTTCATATTCCAAAACATCTAAACCGGCACCTAAAACCTTCTTGGTTTTCATGGCTTCAACTAAATCAGCTGTTACGATATTTTTTCCTCGTGAAGTATTTATAACCCAAAATGGTTTTTCGAAAGCATTTATAAAAGCAGCATCAACCATTTTATCCGTTTCGGGAGTCCACGGAAGATGTAAACTCAGCACATCTGTTTTTTCCTGTAATTCTTTTAAAGTAACTTGTTTTGCATTATCATCCCCTACATTATCGAGAATGTCATAACAAAGTACCTCAACATCAAAACCACGAAGTTTTTTGGCGAAAGCTTTACCCATGTTTCCATAACCAATAATTCCAACCGTTTTACCATCTAATTCATGACCGCGATTACTTTCACGATTCCAGTGTCCGGCTTTAACTTCGGCATCAGCCTGATTCAAATTATTAAAAAGAGAAAGAATTACGCCAAGCGAATGTTCGGCAACTGCATTTCGGTTTCCTTCAGGCGCTGCAATTAAATGAATTCCTTTTGTTTCGGCATAATCACAATCAATACTTTCTAAACCCGCGCCTACTCTGGCAATAAACTGAAGATTTGTGGCTTTATCTAAAAAGGTTTTGTCGATCTTGAATCGGCTTCGAATTACAATTCCGTTATAATGCTGGATTTTAGCTTCAATTTCCTCTTTAGAAGATTTAAAATCGGCGTGGTTTTCAAAACCAGCTTCTTCTAACTGATTCCAAAGAACCGGATGATTGCTGTCGATATGAAGAATTTTTATGCTCATTTTTATTCAATTTTATAAAAACAAAAATACGGCTAAATATTAATTCTTTAGTTTTAAAAATTGTCATTTCAGAAATCACATACACCTTGCATCTTTGTTGCTTTGTTTCTCTGTTCCTCTATCCCTCCTTTTTTATTGGTCAGATTTTTTTTAACTTTGAAAAATAAGCCTCAAAAGAAATTCCTTCTTTATAAATCATTACAATCTCTCCTCATGAAATTAACCAAGACTTTTAAAGCCTTTTTTGAAAATGAAAAATCAGGAGGATTGCTCTTATTATTTGTTACGATCCTCTCTCTCTATGCAGCCAACTCTTCATTCGCTGAAAATTATATCGCTTTTTGGGAAAAAGATTTGGGCGGTCACTCCATTACACACTGGATTAATGACGGGCTAATGACCATTTTCTTTTTGTTGATTGGTTTAGAGCTGGAACGTGAAATTTATCATGGCGAATTATCAAACATCAAAAATGCTTCGCTGCCTATTATGGGGGCTCTTGGCGGAATGCTTATTCCGGCTGCAATTTTTCTTGCTTTAAACTTTAAAACACCAACTCAAAACGGCGCGGGAATCCCGATGGCAACTGATATTGCTTTTGCGATTGGTATATTATCGCTATTAGGAGATAAAGTTCCTGCTTCGCTAAAAGTCTTTTTAACGGCTCTTGCTGTAATAGACGATTTAGGCGCCATAATTGTAATTGCAATATTCTACACTACTGCAATTTCATTTGTAAACCTGGGAATAGCTCTCGGAATTTGGATTTTGTTATTTGTTTTAAACCGAATGAAAATTCATAATCTCATTCCGTATTTAATTGGAGGGGCAGTAATGTGGTATTTTATGCTAAACTCGGGAATTCATGCCACCATAACCGGAGTTATTTTGGCCTTTGTAATTCCGTTTGGAGATGGTGGCGAAAAAACATCTTCATACAAATTGCAGCACTTTTTACATAAACCTGTTGCATTTGTAATTTTACCTTTGTTTGCAATTGCAAATACTTGTATTGCCATCGATTCAAATTGGCATATGGGACTGAATCATCCTAATGCATTTGGAATAATCCTGGGCTTAGTAGTTGGAAAACCTTTAGGAATTGCACTTTTCTCTTCTATTGGAGTAAGTGCGGGGTTGTGCGCTTTGCCAAAAAGTTTAAAATGGGCGCATATTTTAGGTGCGGGAATGCTGGGAGGAATTGGCTTTACGATGTCTATTTTTATAACTCTTTTGGCTTTTAATGATCCTGAAACTATTCTCTATTCTAAAATATCAATTCTTATTGCTTCTGTTCTTTCTGGCGCATTTGGATTTGCTTATTTAAAGCTTGTTCTGACGAAAAAGAAAAGTGTTTAGTTTTCGCACACAGATTTAGCAGATATAAACAGATTAATTTTAATAAATGAAAAAGTATTATTCCTTGTTTGCAATCCTTGTTTTATTATCGTCATGTAACGATAAAAAGCCTGAAACTCTATCAAAAGCAAATATTTCTAAAGATACAATTGCTCTTCAAACGGGCAATAATGAAAATGTAATTGAAGGAATTTATGAAACTCAAGCTGAAGAAAATAATTCAGATGACTGCGCAATTTCATTAAAAATGACCAAAACAAAAGATGGTTATTCTTATTTCCTGAAAACAAAAACACGACAATTAAAAGGAATTGCAACTTTCACCACAGAAGAATCTGGTGAAAAATATTTGGTTTTGGAAGGCATAAAATGGGATGAATACGAAGGTGACATAAGTCATG from the Flavobacterium sp. genome contains:
- a CDS encoding 2-hydroxyacid dehydrogenase encodes the protein MSIKILHIDSNHPVLWNQLEEAGFENHADFKSSKEEIEAKIQHYNGIVIRSRFKIDKTFLDKATNLQFIARVGAGLESIDCDYAETKGIHLIAAPEGNRNAVAEHSLGVILSLFNNLNQADAEVKAGHWNRESNRGHELDGKTVGIIGYGNMGKAFAKKLRGFDVEVLCYDILDNVGDDNAKQVTLKELQEKTDVLSLHLPWTPETDKMVDAAFINAFEKPFWVINTSRGKNIVTADLVEAMKTKKVLGAGLDVLEYEKLSFETLFQDKNTPEAFQYLLEAKNSLLTPHIAGWTFESHERLAQVIVDKIKKIYSK
- a CDS encoding DUF805 domain-containing protein encodes the protein MIEWYKKVVFENYANFNGRARRKEYWMFFLGHIIIVFALAFIAGLISPALMLLINVYTLAVFVPVLAVGVRRMHDVGKSGWFILIPIYSLILACTEGDKGVNEYGPDPKNEFDEVNEIGKVEL
- the nhaA gene encoding Na+/H+ antiporter NhaA, encoding MKLTKTFKAFFENEKSGGLLLLFVTILSLYAANSSFAENYIAFWEKDLGGHSITHWINDGLMTIFFLLIGLELEREIYHGELSNIKNASLPIMGALGGMLIPAAIFLALNFKTPTQNGAGIPMATDIAFAIGILSLLGDKVPASLKVFLTALAVIDDLGAIIVIAIFYTTAISFVNLGIALGIWILLFVLNRMKIHNLIPYLIGGAVMWYFMLNSGIHATITGVILAFVIPFGDGGEKTSSYKLQHFLHKPVAFVILPLFAIANTCIAIDSNWHMGLNHPNAFGIILGLVVGKPLGIALFSSIGVSAGLCALPKSLKWAHILGAGMLGGIGFTMSIFITLLAFNDPETILYSKISILIASVLSGAFGFAYLKLVLTKKKSV
- a CDS encoding TM2 domain-containing protein — protein: METTKPESWNTPSGPRPENKKVAAGVLGILLGGFGIHKFILGYTQEGILQIVISVVTCGIGSIIGFIEGIIYLTKSDEEFYQTYQVGKKGWF
- a CDS encoding TM2 domain-containing protein: MEGTQENKKITAGILAILLGALGIHKFYLGYSKEGVIQLLLGLLCGIGGLIGLIEGIIYLTKSDEEFYQTYQVGQKPWF